A single Cannabis sativa cultivar Pink pepper isolate KNU-18-1 chromosome 7, ASM2916894v1, whole genome shotgun sequence DNA region contains:
- the LOC115696873 gene encoding late embryogenesis abundant protein, group 3 isoform X2 gives MATKFLTKNIFLNLSTALPQAPAFKPSLATLKVSRVCYTSSSRYSKGRNAAEESRGSRSGKVFASAKQDAGFNTDDITKRAEEDIKKTKETAQDLSDSAKGYADETKKKAEGAAASLGDKAKEVSARAGENAEAAKENIMGAAESAKEKAKEGGEKLAENVESAKESLKDAAESAVDKAKETGQKLKDAITGDGK, from the exons ATGGCAACCAAGTTTCTCACCAAAAACATCTTCCTCAACCTCTCCACAGCTTTACCACAAGCTCCTGCCTTCAAACCATCACTAGCTACTCTAAAAGTATCTAGGGTTTGCTACACCTCTTCATCTAGATACTCCAAG GGTCGAAATGCGGCAGAAGAGTCAAGGGGCTCGAGGTCTGGAAAAGTCTTTGCCTCGGCCAAGCAAGACGCCGGTTTCAACACGGACGATATCACTAAAAGAGCAGAGGAAGACATAAAAAAGACCAAAGAGACAGCACAAGATCTTTCAGACAGTGCGAAAGGGTATGCTGATGAGACTAAAAAGAAGGCTGAGGGAGCAGCGGCTTCACTGGGTGACAAGGCCAAAGAAGTATCAGCTAGAGCTGGAGAGAATGCGGAGGCTGCAAAGGAGAACATCATGGGAGCAGCCGAGTCAGCGAAGGAAAAGGCAAAAGAAGGAGGTGAGAAACTGGCCGAGAACGTCGAGAGTGCTAAGGAAAGTCTCAAAGACGCGGCTGAATCCGCCGTTGACAAGGCCAAGGAGACTGGCCAGAAGCTCAAGGATGCAATTACTGGAGATGGCAAATAG